A portion of the Juglans microcarpa x Juglans regia isolate MS1-56 chromosome 1D, Jm3101_v1.0, whole genome shotgun sequence genome contains these proteins:
- the LOC121261082 gene encoding cucumber peeling cupredoxin-like, translating into MEKFTSVVAVFGVVAVLLLQCAAAQTVHVVGDSIGWSVPTGGASAYETWAASKQFVVGDILLFNFATNEHDVLQVPKESYDSCSSSNPIGDTITTGPVNITLSTAGTHYYICTIGRHCLSGQKLAVTVSGSPSAVPPTTSTPPSTPTTPTTPSPTSGTPADCAPTPASSPTPTPASSPTPTPGTMSPPGSSSSGVFANLFISFLSIAMGFLF; encoded by the exons ATGGAGAAGTTCACGAGTGTTGTGGCCGTTTTTGGTGTTGTTGCTGTGCTGCTATTGCAATGCGCAGCAGCACAAACAGTGCACGTGGTAGGAGATAGCATCGGTTGGAGCGTTCCTACAGGTGGTGCTTCCGCATACGAAACTTGGGCAGCCAGCAAGCAATTCGTGGTTGGCGATATCCTAT TATTCAACTTCGCCACAAATGAGCACGATGTTCTTCAAGTACCGAAAGAATCCTATGACAGTTGCAGCTCGTCTAATCCCATTGGCGACACCATCACCACTGGCCCTGTCAACATAACTCTGTCCACTGCTGGCACCCACTACTACATCTGCACTATTGGCCGGCATTGCCTATCAGGCCAGAAGTTAGCCGTTACCGTCTCCGGTTCTCCAAGTGCTGTCCCGCCTACAACTAGTACTCCACCTTCCACCCCAACAACTCCTACTACACCATCTCCGACATCAGGGACCCCTGCTGATTGCGCTCCAACTCCAGCATCATCCCCTACTCCAACTCCTGCATCATCCCCTACTCCAACTCCAGGGACAATGTCACCACCTGGTTCTTCATCGTCTGGTGTCTttgctaatttatttatttccttcttGTCCATTGCCATGGGCTTCCTTTTCTAA
- the LOC121261088 gene encoding cucumber peeling cupredoxin-like, with amino-acid sequence MEKFTSVVAVFGVVAVLLLQCAAAQTVHVVGDSIGWSVPTGGASAYETWAASKQFVVGDILLFNFATNEHDVLQVPKESYDSCSSSNPIGDTITTGPVNITLSTAGTHYYICTIGRHCLSGQKLAVTVSGSPSAVPPTTSTPPSTPTTPTTPSPTSGTPADCAPTPASSPTSSPPTGQTTPGKMSPPASSSSSVFASLFISLLSIAMVFLF; translated from the exons ATGGAGAAGTTCACGAGTGTTGTGGCCGTTTTTGGTGTTGTTGCTGTGCTGCTATTGCAATGCGCAGCAGCACAAACAGTGCACGTGGTAGGAGATAGCATCGGTTGGAGCGTTCCTACAGGTGGTGCTTCCGCATACGAAACTTGGGCGGCCAGCAAGCAATTCGTGGTTGGCGATATCCTAT TATTCAACTTCGCCACAAATGAGCACGATGTTCTTCAAGTACCGAAAGAATCCTATGACAGTTGCAGCTCGTCTAATCCCATTGGCGACACCATCACCACTGGCCCTGTCAACATAACTCTGTCCACTGCTGGCACCCACTACTACATCTGCACTATTGGCCGGCATTGCCTATCAGGCCAGAAGTTAGCCGTTACCGTCTCCGGTTCTCCAAGTGCTGTCCCGCCTACAACTAGTACTCCACCTTCCACCCCAACAACTCCTACTACACCATCTCCGACATCAGGGACCCCTGCTGATTGCGCTCCAACTCCTGCATCATCCCCAACATCATCCCCACCAACGGGTCAGACCACTCCGGGGAAAATGTCGCCGCCTGCTTCTTCATCATCTAGTGTCTTTGCTAGTTTATTCATCTCTTTGTTGTCCATTGCCATGGTTTTCCTTTTCTAA
- the LOC121261200 gene encoding cucumber peeling cupredoxin-like gives MEKLTSVVVIFFGVVAVVFLQCVTAQTVHVVGDSIGWTVPTGGASAYQTWAASKQFVVGDILSFNFITNEHDILQVPKESYDSCSSSNPIGDTITTGPVNITLSTAGTHYYICSLGRHCLSGQKLSITVSSSPSGVPPTSMSTPPSTPTTPATPSPTSGSPADCAPTPASSPTTTPGTISPPDSSSSGVFANLFISFLSIAMGFLF, from the exons atggagaagCTTACGAGTGTTGTGGTTATATTTTTTGGCGTTGTTGCTGTGGTGTTTTTACAATGCGTAACAGCACAAACGGTACATGTGGTGGGAGATAGCATTGGTTGGACCGTACCAACAGGTGGTGCTTCCGCATATCAAACTTGGGCGGCCAGTAAGCAGTTTGTGGTTGGTGATATCCTAT CGTTCAACTTCATTACAAATGAGCACGATATTCTTCAAGTGCCGAAAGAATCCTATGACAGTTGCAGTTCATCTAATCCCATCGGCGACACCATCACCACTGGTCCTGTCAACATAACTCTGTCCACTGCTGGCACCCACTACTACATCTGCAGTCTCGGTCGGCATTGCCTTTCAGGCCAGAAGTTATCTATTACCGTCTCGAGCTCTCCAAGCGGTGTCCCACCTACGAGTATGAGTACTCCACCTTCCACCCCAACAACTCCTGCCACACCATCTCCGACATCAGGGAGCCCTGCTGATTGCGCTCCAACTCCTGCATCATCCCCGACTACAACTCCAGGGACAATTTCACCACCTGATTCTTCATCGTCTGGTGTCTttgctaatttatttatttccttcttGTCCATTGCCATGGGCTTCCTTTTCTAA